The Procambarus clarkii isolate CNS0578487 chromosome 37, FALCON_Pclarkii_2.0, whole genome shotgun sequence nucleotide sequence gacactgtccacaggtgataatggggctgtcactgaccacaggtgataatggagctggcactgatcacaggtgataatggggctgacactgtccacatgtgataatggggctgtcactgaccacaggtgataatggggctgacactgaccacaggtgataatggggctgacactgaccacaggcgaTAATGgttctgacactgaccacagatgataatggggctgtcactgaccacaggtgataatggagctggcactgatcacaggtgataatggggctgacactgtccacatgtgataatggggctgtcactgaccacaggtgataaaggggctgacactgaccacaggtgataatggttctgacactgtccacagatgataatggggctgatactAACCACAGGTGATaaaggggctgacactgaccacatgtgataaaggggctgacactgaccacagatgataatggggctgacactgaccacaggtgataagggggctgacactgaccacaggggataatggggctgactttgaccacaggtgataatggggctgactgtccacaggtgataatggggctgacactaaccactggtgataatggggcttacactgaccacaggtgataatggggctgacactggccacaggtgataatggggctgacactgaccacaggtgataatggggctgacactgaccacaggtgataatggagctgacactgaccacaggtgataatggggctgacactgaccacaggggataatggggctgacactgaccacaggtgataatggggctgacactgaccacaggtgataatggagctgacactgaccacaggtgataatgtggctgacactgaccacagtctataatggggttgacactgaccacaggtgataatggggctgacactgtccacaggtgataatggggttgactgtccacaggtgataatggggctgacactaaccactggtgataatggggctgacactgaccacaggtgataatggggctgacactgaccacaggtgataatggggctgacactgaccacaggtgataatggggctgacactgtccacaggtgataatggggctgatactaaccacaggtgataatggggctgacactgattacaggtgataatggggctgacactgattacaggtgataatggagctgacactgaccacaggtgataatggggctgacactgaccacaggtgataatggggctgacactgaccacagatgataatggggctgacactgaccacaggtgataatggggctgaaactgaccacaggtgataatggggctgacactgtccacaggtaataatggggctgacactgaccacaggtgataatggggctgacactgtccacaggttgaggacctccgcaggatgagtgagcccgtcaagaggctggtggaggctggccgggtgttggccgtcaagaggctggtggaggctggccgggtgttggccgtccaggaagaccaagatggccgccgctccgccaggataactctacaagacggacagctgtacctccacccactcctgcgtcagcccacgcccgcccacgcccacaccctccaggttactttattacacccactagtcttactgacattactgacttaCTGAGTTATGATAAcgaatatgataacattttgttatacagttatcagcatgatttatttcattttctgcaggagagtgaggttgtgggcgtgctggagccctcctgcaccctggcgttccttgacctcgggtgggcggggtcaacaagagggcgggtcaccatccggctgacccctgacactccgctggccagacagtttgtgttgttgtgtacgggccagcggggccacacctaccgcaacactaaactgttgcagGTGTGGAACAAGGGTCAgctgggggagtgtgtggtgggtggagactacaagagtaatgatggtgagggaggagccccactgctgcctgacctccaggggcagtaccgggagTCAGCCCGGGCAGGAGCCGTGGGGGCCTTGGGTGGGCCGAGGGCTCCCAGGTGTGCCCAGTtcgtcatcaccaccagggaccgccaggaTGGTGTCCAGTGGTCAtatgtcttcggtgatgtggtgagcggcctggatgtggtgagggcagcagtcaaccacagtgatattagggaggtgactgtggtggactgtggtgttgtgctgccgctctagttcactgtaccaccaccatcatcactgtggtgttgtgctgccactctagttcactgtaccaccacaactgtggtgttgtgttggcactatagttcactgtaccatcaccatcactactgtggtgttgtgttgccactatagttcactgtaccatcaccatcactactgtggtgttgtgctgccactctagttcactgtaccaccactatcactactgtggtgttgtgctgccactctagttcactgtaccatcaccatcactactgtggtgttgtgctgccactctagttcactgtaccatcactactgtggtgttgtgctgccactctagttcactgtaccatcactactgtggtgttgtgctgccactctagttcactgtaccatcaccatcactactgtggtgttgtgctgctactctagttcactgtaccatcaccatcactactgtggtgttgtgctgctactctagttcactgtaccgccaccatcactactgtgtgttgtgctgcctctctagttcactataccatcactatcactactgtggtgttgtgctgccactctagttcactgtgccaccaccatcactactgtgttgtgctgccactagttcactgtaccatcaccatcactactgtggtgttgtgctgccactctagttcactgtaccatcactactgtggtgttgtgctgccactctagttcactgtaccatcacttctgtggtgttgtgctgccactctagttcactgtaccatcacttctgtggtgttgtgctgccactctagttcactgtaccatcacttctgtggtgttgtgctgccactctagttcactctaccacgactatcactactgtggtgttgtactgccactctagttcactgta carries:
- the LOC138372111 gene encoding peptidyl-prolyl cis-trans isomerase-like; its protein translation is MMTTETGATADPVHLGDSASSIMDKVQQITGEIPQKQLTVEDLRRMSEPVKRLVEAGRVLAVKRLVEAGRVLAVQEDQDGRRSARITLQDGQLYLHPLLRQPTPAHAHTLQESEVVGVLEPSCTLAFLDLGWAGSTRGRVTIRLTPDTPLARQFVLLCTGQRGHTYRNTKLLQVWNKGQLGECVVGGDYKSNDGEGGAPLLPDLQGQYRESARAGAVGALGGPRAPRCAQFVITTRDRQDGVQWSYVFGDVVSGLDVVRAAVNHSDIREVTVVDCGVVLPL